A region from the Phaenicophaeus curvirostris isolate KB17595 chromosome 3, BPBGC_Pcur_1.0, whole genome shotgun sequence genome encodes:
- the MAK gene encoding serine/threonine-protein kinase MAK, whose product MNRYTIMKQLGDGTYGSVLMGKSNESGELVAIKRMKRKFYSWDECMNLREVKSLKKLNHANVIKLKEVIRENDHLYFVFEYMKENLYQLMKDRNKLFPESVIRNMMYQILQGLAFIHKHGFFHRDMKPENLLCIGPELVKIADFGLARELRSQPPYTDYVSTRWYRAPEVLLRSSIYSSPIDMWAVGSIMAELYTLRPLFPGTSEVDEIFKICQVLGTPKKSDWPEGYHLASAMNFRFPQCVPISLKTLIPNASNEAIQLMSDTLNWNPKKRPTASQALKYPYFQVGQVLGPPPQYLEKQTAIKPVQPTQPKPALPKLEAISKPEPLSSPDVPDKTQPQPLSKVNNQPLQQIQLPQNTVNQQVPKQQLPAQPFFPTINKNSSPKLAASGPQNGAVGAKSYRRRWGQTLVKAVDSWDDLDDSEFGMSCSKKPSIALLKEKKNKECLFSMPEPKASCCIQPGGENKVLMRNDSGRSNTSAKQYYLRQSRYLPGVNPKSVSLVAVNKEGSHGTWNNQLFSKPLAHTGGGVTFNRNTTDENLIIPIEKLSCKERLNEKLEDPEGNAGFASGAAYNPSGVYIPSFHKKEVGSAGQRIQLAPIGAPVSDYSWKTKAAHAQIPGSTFSSAAKNMTILTRPPAIQPVHGRTDWVAKYGGNR is encoded by the exons aatgaaaagaaagttcTATTCATGGGATGAGTGTATGAATTTGAGAGAAGTCAAG TCTCTGAAGAAGCTAAATCATGCCAATGTAATAAAATTGAAAGAAGTCATACGAGAAAATGACCACCTTTACTTTGTATTTGAATACATGAAGGAAAATCTCTATCAGTTAATGAAGGACAG aaacaaGTTGTTCCCCGAGTCAGTGATCAGAAACATGATGTATCAGATATTACAAGGGCTAGCTTTTATCCATAAACATG GTTTTTTTCATAGGGATATGAAGCCTGAAAACCTTCTCTGTATTGGACCAGAACTTGTGAAAATAGCAGATTTTGGTTTGGCTAGAGAACTAAGATCTCAGCCGCCTTACACAGATTATGTTTCTACCAGGTG GTACCGAGCTCCTGAAGTTTTGCTAAGATCGTCTATTTATAGTTCACCTATTGATATGTGGGCAGTTGGCAGCATAATGGCTGAGTTGTATACACTAAGGCCTCTTTTCCCAGGCACAAGTGAAGTAGATGAAATCTTCAAAATTTGCCAAGTATTAGGGACTCCGAAGAAG AGTGACTGGCCAGAAGGATATCATCTTGCCTCTGCCATGAATTTCCGTTTCCCACAATGTGTCCCTATAAGCCTAAAAACTCTCATCCCAAATGCAAGCAATGAAGCAATACAGCTTATGAGTGATACACTGAACTGGAATCCAAAGAAGAGACCTACAGCAAGTCAG GCTTTGAAGTACCCTTACTTTCAAGTTGGCCAAGTTTTAGGACCTCCTCCACAGTATCTGGAGAAGCAGACTGCTATTAAACCAGTTCAGCCAACACAGCCAAAGCCAGCTTTACCTAAACTGGAAGCTATATCCAAGCCAGAACCTCTGTCTTCACCTGATGTACCTGACAAAACACAGCCACAGCCCCTGTCAAAGGTTAACAACCAGCCTCTCCAGCAAATACAGTTACCTCAGAATACAGTTAACCAGCAAGTACCAAAACAGCAGCTACCGGCACAACCATTTTTTCCTACCATCAATAAAAACTCATCGCCA aaactaGCAGCTAGTGGTCCTCAGAATGGTGCAGTAGGTGCTAAAAGCTACAGAAGACGGTGGGGTCAGACTTTGGTAAAGGCTGTGGATAGCTGGGATGACTTGGATGACAGTGAATTTGGAATGTCATGTTCAAAGAAACCTAGCATTGCactgttaaaagaaaagaaaaacaaagaatgtCTTTTTAG tatGCCAGAACCAAAAGCTTCATGCTGTATCCAGCCAGGAGGGGAAAATAAGGTTCTGATGAGAAATGATTCTGGAAGATCAAACACCTCAGCAAAACAGTACTATCTAAGACAATCAAGATACCTACCTG GTGTGAACCCTAAGAGTGTCTCTTTAGTAGCAGTCAATAAAGAAGGGTCACATGGAACCTGGAACAATCAGTTGTTTTCTAAGCCACTGGCACATACTGGAGGGGGAGTGACTTTCAACAGAAATACTACAG ATGAGAACTTAATTATACCTATTGAAAAGCTATCATGCAAAGAGAGGTTGAATGAAAAATTAGAGGATCCAGAAG GAAATGCTGGCTTTGCAAGTGGTGCTGCTTACAACCCATCAGGAGTATATATCCCTTCCTTTCATAAAAAAGAAGTTGGATCAGCTGGACAACGGATACAGCTAGCTCCTATTGGTGCACCTGTGTCAG ATTATTCCTGGAAAACCAAAGCTGCTCATGCTCAGATACCAGGTTCTACTTTCAGTTCAGCAGCAAAAAACATGACTATTTTAACTCGACCACCAGCAATTCAGCCAGTACATGGAAGAACTGACTGGGTGGCTAAATATGGTGGAAACAGATAG